The DNA segment TTTGTACATTATTTTGAATCATCTGGTTTGGGCCGAAAAGGTATGGTTAGGGCGCGTAGACCGCGACACCGTCGCCACCATGAAGCCCTCCAATGTAGCGGGTCTCTTGGAAATGTGGGCCGAGGTAAACGGGAAATGGAGCAGTTTGATCCATGAGATGAATACCGAGGATATTTCCAGGGAAATCGAATACTTCACCTCCACAGGAGACCGGTTTACCAACTCCGTTTTGGAAATCGTGATCCACATGGTCGACCACTCGACCTACCACGTGGGGCAAATGATGAACGCGATCAGAGGGTTTGGAATGGAACCCGTTTCTACGAATTACATCCATTATTTGAGGGCAAAAGCCACAGAATAGAATATGGGAATCGAAAAAGCGCTTGCAAAGCAAGGATTTCTCCTCACCACGGTCGATGCCGTGACCAACTGGGGCCGCACCAATGCCCTCTGGCCCATGCCGATGGGCTTGGCCTGTTGCGCCATCGAAATGATGTCGTTTGCGGGTCCACGCTATGACGTTTCGCGCTTCGGGAGCGAGGTGTTTCGTTTTTCACCCCGCCAAGCCGACGTGATGATCGTCGCCGGATGGTGTACGTACAAGATGGCCCACGCCGTCAAGCGGATTTGGGACCAAATGC comes from the Bacteroidota bacterium genome and includes:
- a CDS encoding DinB family protein, coding for MGLGHQAGSEAWARELIEFQAWRREKVSELLREVDEKVFTEQLHGSFGSLYIILNHLVWAEKVWLGRVDRDTVATMKPSNVAGLLEMWAEVNGKWSSLIHEMNTEDISREIEYFTSTGDRFTNSVLEIVIHMVDHSTYHVGQMMNAIRGFGMEPVSTNYIHYLRAKATE
- the nuoB gene encoding NADH-quinone oxidoreductase subunit NuoB; translated protein: MGIEKALAKQGFLLTTVDAVTNWGRTNALWPMPMGLACCAIEMMSFAGPRYDVSRFGSEVFRFSPRQADVMIVAGWCTYKMAHAVKRIWDQMPDPKWCIAMGACASTGGMHRVYGVTQGVDTFLPVDIYIPGCPPRPETVVHALMTLQERIKKEHSVLQD